One genomic region from Augochlora pura isolate Apur16 chromosome 7, APUR_v2.2.1, whole genome shotgun sequence encodes:
- the LOC144472798 gene encoding nonsense-mediated mRNA decay factor SMG8, which produces MRPQKFQLPCKAYRFPSTDKKVVIVSVFGKSRYKAKGCKTSMLSSILQVDLLDEPTVDKDIFSEIEGYYDSKDKTIYLHLRGLLDTHSLLTEFNRFTEKQDCKDFLSVWAHMRDKYARALLVLFHISHVLVLTHPTHTFDYSYVHLFRAMDIVRQKVSPQLSDVLSCIYSLPKDWIANVRPCSPRVLFYFETCPSVFQDSANGTNIKKLEHSLEDQIYHVLRKNRIVTNISSNSLFAIPANQEFVYVHTGITESRDILGHMAKKLIQSCKISSGGSTSRSLASQDSNIQLDDKETETRSFRLFLQQHINLAFARGFDDNVGRHSVPAYFEIPTAGIFCEVANKVYDYFMHATDKELLTLHSLLDTDVKFSKSRCSKVLPRALQTYQESLPQHYTRAYHETKLAHAMAVFEMHARGPLFEEFSEKLQAECEKHWRSGRQMCEVLSLTGNPCTNPIHRGGSEGAGGGEQADTRDKDTDLPIREHCSGVRYICACNCGRCQGSREDPFSLRQANYDYFQLLAKQCGCAQLENIHFPIFQPSTHNFRPAQLLSVAKRKDSFCHTESPTPRGATLNTLNVSDDRTPYGSGGQSQQTGEPNEIAPKHNKINLTPNEAHKVVIEVSDNGADSREKCLVRQPSTTEYLPGMLHTESPAGLLPQFSSWSLVCLGPSSLYSHNLGLQHQAGVLPTSAFLLPWDVTVRLEHQKERGSLWPTISDHNMHGYCPRGKNFQNMNTIRGRKSKGGKEFVVKIFVGVEYECPRGHRFMASAPDKVLKATGNGIVKDSGNKVTSSTADMPLYFPCPCRQTKPLMAQLMRIHVVTPKAPVHVTLNPRVQPGPPPCPIFVTGCDEPIKLSQSAYWVLRLPYVYMDEKGPYLAPKEPVPISHGRLLAGMYGISEVLPDKK; this is translated from the exons ATGCGGCCACAGAAATTTCAACTTCCTTGCAAGGCGTACAG GTTTCCGAGTACAGACAAAAAGGTAGTGATAGTGTCTGTGTTTGGTAAGTCACGGTATAAGGCTAAAGGATGCAAGACCAGTATGTTAAGTTCTATCCTGCAAGTGGACCTCCTGGATGAGCCAACAGTGGACAAGGACATTTTT AGTGAGATTGAGGGCTACTATGATTCCAAGGATAAAACCATATATCTACACCTAAGAGGTCTGTTAGATACGCACAGCCttttaacagaattcaatagaTTCACTGAGAAACAAGACTGTAAGGACTTCTTGAGCGTCTGGGCTCACATGAGGGACAAATATGCCAGAGCATTGCTTGTCCTGTTTCATATATCTCATGTTCTTGTCCTCACCCATCCTACGCATACTTTTGATTACAGCTATGTGCACCTATTCAGAGCAATGGATATTGTCAG ACAAAAGGTTTCACCCCAACTCTCGGATGTTCTAAGCTGCATTTATAGTCTACCTAAGGATTGGATAGCCAATGTCAGACCATGTTCACCAAGGGTGTTGTTCTACTTTGAAACTTGTCCTTCTGTGTTCCAAGACTCTGCTAATGGGACTAACATAAAGAAGTTAGAGCACTCCTTGGAGGACCAAATTTACCATGTATTAAGGAAAAATCGCATAGTGACCAACATAAG TTCCAATTCTCTGTTTGCAATTCCTGCGAACCAAGAATTCGTTTACGTCCACACCGGCATTACGGAATCGAGAGATATCTTGGGGCACATGGCGAAAAAACTCATACAAAGTTGTAAAATCAGTTCTGGTGGTAGCACATCGCGGAGTTTAGCCAGTCAGGACTCTAACATTCAATTAGACGATAAAGAGACGG AGACCCGGTCGTTCAGGTTATTCCTACAACAGCACATAAACCTGGCCTTTGCTAGAGGATTTGACGACAATGTTGGGCGGCATTCCGTACCTGCCTACTTTGAG ATACCAACTGCTGGTATATTTTGTGAAGTGGCGAACAAGGTCTACGACTACTTTATGCATGCAACAGACAAGGAACTGTTAACTCTGCATAGCTTGTTGGACACAGATGTCAAGTTCAGCAAAAGCAGATGCAGCAAAGTGCTTCCAAGGGCATTGCAAACGTATCAGGAGAGTCTACCTCAGCATTATACCAG GGCATATCACGAGACGAAGTTGGCGCACGCTATGGCTGTTTTCGAGATGCATGCCCGGGGTCCCCTGTTCGAAGAATTCAGCGAGAAGTTGCAAGCCGAATGCGAAAAGCATTGGCGGTCAGGTCGGCAGATGTGCGAGGTGTTGTCTCTGACGGGAAATCCGTGTACCAATCCTATCCATAGAGGCGGTAGCGAGGGTGCCGGAGGTGGCGAACAAGCAGATACCAGAGATAAGGACAC tGACTTACCAATCAGAGAACACTGCAGCGGGGTTCGCTACATTTGTGCTTGCAACTGCGGACGTTGCCAAGGTTCGCGGGAAGATCCCTTCAGTTTGAGGCAGGCTAACTACGACTACTTCCAATTGTTGGCAAAACAATGCGGCTGCGCACAACTGGAGAATATTCATTTCCCGATTTTCCAACCGAGCACTCACAATTTCAGACCGGCACAACTGCTGTCCGTTGCCAAACGCAAGGACTCTTTCTGTCACACTGAGTCGCCTACCCCTAGAGGCGCTACTCTTAACACTCTTAATG TTTCAGACGATCGAACGCCGTACGGGAGTGGGGGCCAGTCTCAGCAGACTGGTGAACCCAATGAAATTGCCCCCAAACATAACAAGATTAATCTGACGCCTAACGAAGCACACAAAGTCGTCATAGAGGTTTCTGATAATGGTGCAGACAGCAGAG AGAAATGCTTAGTCAGACAACCATCAACTACAGAGTATCTGCCAGGAATGTTGCACACTGAATCTCCAGCTGGTTTGCTACCACAATTCTCAAGCTGGTCTCTGGTTTGTCTTGGACCTAGCAGCTTATACTCCCATAACTTGGGCCTACAACATCAAGCTGGTGTGCTACCTACTTCTGCTTTCCTTCTACCTTGGGACGTGACTGTGAGATTGGAACACCAAAAGGAAAGAGGTTCCTTGTGGCCCACAATAAGCGATCATAACATGCATGGCTACTGTCCAAGGGGGAAGAACTTCCAAAACATGAATACCATTCGTGGCAGAAAATCTAAGGGTGGGAAGGAGTTTGTTGTAAAGATATTTGTTGGAGTGGAATACGAGTGTCCAAGGGGGCACAGGTTCATGGCATCCGCCCCTGACAAGGTGCTTAAGGCAACTGGAAATGGAATTGTGAAGGACAGTGGGAACAAAGTCACATCCAGTACAGCCGATATGCCTCTTTATTTCCCTTGTCCCTGCAG GCAAACTAAGCCACTGATGGCTCAGCTGATGAGAATACACGTGGTGACACCGAAAGCACCTGTTCACGTGACATTGAACCCTAGAGTTCAACCAGGCCCTCCACCCTGTCCAATCTTTGTAACTGGCTGTGATGAACCCATAAAACTGTCTCAAAGTGCCTACTGGGTCTTAAGGCTTCC GTATGTGTACATGGATGAGAAGGGACCATACTTGGCACCCAAGGAACCAGTGCCAATATCTCATGGAAGACTATTGGCAGGGATGTATGGAATCAGCGAGGTGCTCCCAGACAAAAAGTAG
- the LOC144473246 gene encoding protein brambleberry, translated as MKRLCLLLFLVMALICQSEANSMFGWMWGKPNDESTVLVADGVPLVSIPYESMTEDEKFLQEAAKFTGIQVSSPLETCQHKVVMKIRTSCSEMTEEQLAKFSVNLLNCQAAVEGRKMFPCTEDMSLKQCTTDMDADMWNAYHLMSNRARAVCYAARGTQFRALTEITVNKLMQTAHTQIKTMSSLKESQDRLGEQTTEALSSLTEGNKALLEQQKHLKDAQVTAQQLVTSNLRELSNEKALIRLGHTQLAAMAEDIKKKLEQASLSISQHALEHSENHKEILVDLVNIQEQAQLIWDRIESSTNRIFEQHEEAILQYENTLEKLAQINDTIQFLWNITNTMRAEVDEKLNWLTNYIGDTGEQMHKMYRTGLHVVYLLCAMVIAAFLHAPLLTRITIMGLVPLNLASYLKHGMDACLDFTSMTVLIFLITAMHFLMTGIQRLCGPKASLVQSSPIQVIKQNGTAQDYVSSSCAKLGPTGSSTSSWLRRLKRSINYLYNTARNQINNCIRKYSSLIHYAASWSRHSLTQREELSCSYIPSKKSREDLIYQHDHPSMISDDGTDYENSVLVHEKDDSVSELEHLVDANELRRRLRKIEGSVARSLYSNQTSPSRSISPMRAPRNLCNGLTRSGRKCRMMAGSGNYYCSKHSTGTSIMGD; from the exons ATGAAGCGTTTATGCTTATTGTTGTTCCTTGTAATGGCATTAATTTGTCAGAGTGAAGCGAATTCAATGTTTGGATGGATGTGGGGCAAGCCCAACGATGAAAGCACTGTTTTGGTGGCCGATGGAGTGCCATTAGTTTCAATTCCATACGAATCCATGACAGAAGATGAGAAGTTCCTCCAAGAAGCAGCTAAATTCACTGGAATTCAAGTGTCATCTCCCTTGGAGACCTGCCAACACAAAGTCGTCATGAAGATTAGAACTTCCTGCTCTGAAATGACCGAGGAGCAGCTTGCCAAATTCAGTGTCAATCTGTTGAACTGCCAAGCTGCTGTGGAAGGCAGGAAAATGTTTCCTTGTACTGAGGATAtg TCTCTAAAACAATGTACAACAGACATGGATGCAGATATGTGGAATGCATATCATTTAATGAGCAATAGAGCAAGAGCAGTTTGTTACGCGGCTCGCGGTACTCAGTTTCGTGCTCTCACCGaaataactgtaaataaaCTGATGCAAACCGCGCACACGCAAATTAAAACGATGAGCTCTCTGaag GAAAGCCAAGATCGTTTGGGAGAACAAACGACGGAAGCTCTATCTTCCTTAACAGAAGGAAATAAAGCACTGTTAGAACAACAAAAGCATTTGAAAGACGCGCAAGTAACAGCTCAGCAACTAGTAACATCGAATCTGAGGGAATTAAGCAACGAGAAAGCATTGATCAGACTAGGTCACACTCAGTTAGCAGCAATGGCCGAGGacataaagaagaaattagaACAGGCCAGTCTAAGTATAAGCCAGCACGCTTTGGAGCACAGTGAGAACCATAAAGAAATACTCGTTGATCTGGTGAACATCCAAGAGCAAGCTCAGTTAATCTGGGATAGGATAGAGTCCAGTACCAATCGGATATTCGAGCAACATGAAGAAGCAATTCTTCAGTACGAAAACACTCTAGAAAAGCTGGCACAAATTAACGATACAATCCAGTTCCTCTGGAACATAACAAATACCATGAGAGCAGAAGTGGACGAGAAGCTCAACTGGCTGACCAACTACATCGGCGACACCGGCGAACAGATGCATAAAATGTACCGCACAGGCTTGCATGTAGTTTACTTACTCTGTGCCATGGTGATCGCCGCGTTTCTCCATGCCCCATTACTAACCAGGATCACTATAATGGGTCTGGTACCACTGAACTTGGCATCGTACTTGAAGCATGGCATGGATGCTTGCTTGGATTTCACGTCCATGACCGTGCTGATATTTTTGATCACAGCAA TGCACTTCTTGATGACCGGGATCCAACGACTCTGTGGGCCAAAGGCAAGCCTGGTGCAATCAAGTCCGATACAGGTGATCAAGCAAAACGGCACAGCACAGGACTACGTGTCATCTTCTTGCGCGAAGCTGGGACCCACAGGGTCATCAACCTCGTCATGGCTCCGTAGACTTAAGAGAAGCATCAACTATCTTTATAACACCGCTCGCAATCAAATCAATAACTGCATCC GGAAATACAGTTCCTTGATCCATTATGCAGCCTCCTGGAGCCGACATAGCTTAACGCAGCGCGAAGAGCTCTCCTGCTCCTACATACCGTCGAAAAAGTCACGAGAGGATCTTATCTACCAGCATGATCACCCTAGCATGATATCGGACGACGGCACCGATTACGAGAATTCGGTTTTGGTTCACGAGAAAGACGATAGCGTCAGCGAGCTCGAGCACTTGGTGGACGCTAACGAGCTGAGGCGACGGCTGAGGAAAATCGAGGGATCTGTCGCTAGGTCCTTGTATTCGAACCAGACCTCGCCTTCCAGAAG CATTAGCCCAATGCGTGCACCGAGGAACTTGTGCAACGGGTTGACCAGGAGCGGAAGGAAATGTCGCATGATGGCTGGCAGCGGGAACTATTACTGCTCGAAACACTCCACCGGCACCTCCATAATGGGAGACTGA
- the LOC144471975 gene encoding uncharacterized protein LOC144471975, whose translation MQLRSMSKHSPPSYSQINGCAHNNSHGDCVSDVKGLEKVKQKEQKAESPTIELRSGCDKFPKCRLISCCISALLTAFVCYLLVTLLFPYPLHASCTVKWKFKDRCTYVMQKFRCQILNWSLNVNCDPRGGKCLYQLSEPKSDESNIIRATHMGLDMRTKETMKITFENLNRSCLATGESVANEWFRVFDYGVNYCNLRNLVVGIGFEKSPSFSELTTNAICTQYNMEIC comes from the exons ATGCAGCTTAGGTCAATGTCGAAGCATTCGCCCCCGTCTTACTCGCAAATAAATGGCTGTGCGCATAACAACTCGCACGGTGACTGCGTTTCCGACGTTAAAG GCTtagaaaaagtaaaacaaaaagaacaaaaagcAGAGTCGCCGACGATAGAGCTCAGAAGCGGCTGCGACAAGTTCCCAAAATGCAGATTGATTAGCTGTTGCATCAGTGCACTGTTGACGGCCTTTGTCTGCTATCTGCTGGTCACTTTGTTGTTCCCTTATCCTCTGCACGCGTCGTGCACCGTTAAATG GAAGTTCAAAGACCGCTGCACCTACGTTATGCAGAAGTTCAGGTGTCAGATCCTCAATTGGTCTTTAAATGTGAACTGTGATCCCCGTGGTGGCAAGTGTCTCTATCAA CTCAGTGAACCAAAATCAGACGAGAGCAACATAATCAGGGCGACTCACATGGGATTAGACATGAGGACTAAGGAGACCATGAAGATCACATTCGAGAACCTGAACAGAAGCTGTCTGGCAACA ggCGAATCCGTGGCGAACGAATGGTTCAGAGTATTCGATTACGGGGTCAATTATTGCAACCTGAGGAATCTGGTGGTCGGGATTGGCTTTGAGAAGAGCCCGAGTTTCTCCGAGCTGACTACAAACGCGATCTGCACGCAGTACAACATGGAGATCTGCTAG